Genomic DNA from Chlorocebus sabaeus isolate Y175 chromosome 6, mChlSab1.0.hap1, whole genome shotgun sequence:
ggtgtcactctgtcacccagactgcagtacaatggcgccatcacagctcactgtaacctccagctcctggactcaagcgatcctcccattccagcctcctgagtagccaggactacaggcatgtaccaccaggccCGTCTATTTTACgacatcttgctatgttgcccaggctggtcttgatctcctggcctcatgcaatcctcctatcttggtctccaaagtgcagggattataggtgtgagccaccacacctggccttgctttggccaataaacTGTGAGCAGGTGTGTCACTTTTGGGTAGGAGCCTTAAGAACCAGTTTATGACTCTCCACGTTTGTTCCCCTGTGGGTGAGGGAGTAAGAAGAGAAATGGAAGCTCCCTCAGCCTGGGCCCAAGTGAAGACAGCATGAAGCAGAGCCCCTGACCCACCACTGACCTGTGACCAATGTGTAATATAAACCAAAATAATCCTTTGCTGTTCTAAGTCACTAAGATTTGGGGGCTGTTTGTTACTACAGAAAATCCTGACCTACCCTGACTAATGCAGAAACAGGTATAGAATtgctaaaagagaaagaaataggcctggtgtggtggctcatgcctgtaatcccagcactttgggaggctaaggcaggcagatcacctgaggtcaggagtttgagacctgcctggccaacatggtgaaaccccatctctactaaaaacacaaaaattagccgggtgtggtggtacacacctgtagtcccagctactcgggaggctgaggcacgagagtcgtttgaacccgggaggtggaggttgcggtgagccaagaacacaccactgcactccagcctgggcaacagagcaagactgtctcaaaaacaaagaaacaaacaaacaaagaaaaacaaatataggaAGACTAAAAGAGAAAGATACAAagtaatgataaaaagaaaaagatgaatagaagtagagaaagaaagagacagagaacaaAGGAAACCACAGAAGCAGTGGGtacggtgacttacgcctgtaaatCTCAACactgggaaaccaaggtgggaggatcactgagcccaggagattgaggccagcctgggcaacacagtaagaccccatctctgcaaaatatttaaaaattagccaggcgtggtggtgtgcacatgtagtcccaactacttgggaggctgaggtgggaggatcacttgagcccaggagggcgaggctgcagtgagcagtgattgtgccactgcactccaacctgggtgacagagtgagaccctgactcaaaaaaataagaaagaaagaaaactagagaagcaaacagaaaacagggATTTTGTTGTATCATGCTGACTAAattatgagctttttttttttaaattttttgagatggagtttcgctctgtcgcccgggctggagtgcagtggcgcgatctccgctcactgcaagctctgccgcctcctgggttcatgccattctcctgcctcagcctcccgagaagctgggacaacagatgcctgccaccacacccggctaatttttttttttgtatttttagtatagatggggtttcaccatgtttgccaggatggtcttaatctcctgaccttgtgatctgcccgcctcagcctcccaaagtgctgggattaccggcgtgagccaccgcgcccggccactatgAGCTTCTTGAGACGGGGTAGTGTCTGATtcatgaacacatacacacacaggaatACCTTCTGCGCCCCACAAGCACGTCAAGTCCCTTAGCAAGTACTGGAAGAGTAGGTCACCTCCAGAGAAGGAAGTTGTATGGCTCATCCCCCTCCTACCCCAGGATCAGGGGCGTGTTCATCTCTCCAGCCCCCTCAGAGCCCAGCTACCTCACAGACATCTCTGGGACAGTGGGAAGCTTAAGAGGGAGTCAGGGTGTTGGACTTCAGGGTTCAGGAAGGGCTAGTCCCTCCCCAATCCAGCTGCCAGCCCTGGGGAAAAGATGATTAATAAAGGTTCCTGTTTACTAAGTACCTGGAACATTCCAGGCACAATGACAAAGACTTAGTGTGCCACAACCTActtaatttctaaaaacaaaaccccagGGAGATTATGGTCTCAGtgtgacagaggaggaaacagagggtCTGAGAGGTGACGCCACTTACCTAGCATCACCCCATACAGCGCTGGGGTTCTAGCTCTGGTTGGATCCCAGTGCCTTGGAGCTTATCCCCTATACTCTCGCTGCACTACAAGCTCATGAGGGCACAGGCTGCGGTTGTCATGGTTATGATTATGTCCCCACCCAGCACATGGCCTGGCACACAAAAGATGCTCCAGAAACATTCTTTGATGCTTGGACTGAAGGATGTTAGTCGAGACTTTTTTaatcgtaattttttttttttttttgagacgggatctcactctgttgcccaggctggagtgcagaggtgtgatcgtggctcactgcaacctctgcctcccaggctcaagtgatcctcctgctttagcctcccgactagctggaaaacaggcatataccaccacacctggctaattcttttttccttttagtagagacgaggtctcactatgttgcccagggtggtctcaaatttctgggctcaagcaatcttcccgcctcagcctccccaagtgctgggattacaggcatgagcctataatctactcaaaatacagaaatgagccaggcgtgatggtgggcgcctggtgtctcagctactcaggaggttgaggcaggagaatcacttgaacccaggaagcaaaggctgcagtgaacctggCCCCTTAGTCATAAATTTAAtatcttctctctctgttttatgctagctctgggccaggcacagtggctcatgcttgtaatcccagcactttgggaggctgaagtgagcggatcacctcaggtcaggagctcagaaccagcctggccaacgtagtgaaaccctgtctctactaaaaatacaaaaattagccaggtgtggtgccgtgcacttgtagtcccagctacttgggaggccgaggcaggagaatcacttgaatctgggaagccgaggctgcagtgagccaagatctcgccactgcactccagcctgggcaacagagcgaaactccggtccctcaccaccacccccacaaaaaaaagtTAGATCTGATGGCTTCTCTGGGCTTTCTCAGACTTTCTTCACGATGGCCTCAGCTTATATGCCccatcctccaggaagccctctctgATACCCTATGTCTGGCCAGTGACCTCCTCTGGGCTCACACATCCTCCTGACCACTCTGAACTGTGACTGTCTGCTGATAGGTCTGTCTCTCATGGGCCTGGGAGCTCCATGAGTGTCTTGGTCACTGCTGTTTCCCCAGCAAAGTTAACATAGGACAAAACACATAGTAGGGGCTTAGGGAGTGATTTTTGTCTGAGTAGAACAGGATAGCACACCTGTaattcgagcactttgggaggccgaggcaggaggatcgcttgagcccaggagttcaaggccagcctgggcaagatagcgagaccccgtccctagcaaaaaaaagaaaaaggaacataatttaaaaaaaaaagaaagacagcatagtgagaaggaaggaaggaggaaagagagaaaggaagctgAGCCTTTACGGTCAGATGGGATTTCAAAATTAAGGGAGAAGGAAGCAGGAGTATGCTGGGCAGTGGGAATGGCTTGAGCAATGCATGGAGGCAGGATGACAGCAGGGTGTTCAAGGAACAGCGTGTACTCAGGCCTAGTTACAGCAGAGGGGgtcaggaggagggaaggaagccgATTCTGGGAAGGCACCTAGAGACCGGAGACCGGAGGTTCTGAACGCAGCACTGAGCCCCTGACTGCTCTCAGAGAGGGTACCTGAGCAGACAGAGCTGGGCCATAGAGGCAGATTCTGGAAGGatgagaaaaaaactgaagatagGGAGGCCTGGGAGGGAGACAAGTTAGGAACAGATCCACACACTGCAGAGTTTAAATGACGGGTTTGAAACTCAGTCAGAACTGAGTTAGAATCCTGGCTCTGACTTGATGTGGCccaccctaagcaaaaagaatctcacctctctatgcctcagcttccccatctgtttttttgagaccgagtcttgctctatcacccaggttggagggcagtggtgcaatctcagctactgcaacctctgcctcccacattcaagcaattctcctgcctcagcctccgagtagctgggattacaggtacacaccatcacacacctggctaatttttgtattttagtagagacagggtttaccatgttggccaggctagtcttgaactcctgaccttaggtgagccccctgcctcggcctcccaaagtgctgggattaccggtttggaccactgagcctggcccccaTCTGTTGAATGGAGACAATCTCACTGCTGTCGTAAGGATTCAAAGTTAACACATACAAAGCCCTTAATTAAGACAGATGCTATTTTGAgataaaaaatgacagaaaaaagtttaacaacaaaaaagaccaaaaaaaaaaaaaaggaagaagaaaaaacttaaaacagtgcctggtgtACAGTAAGGATTAGAATCCAATCTGCATTTTCCAAGGTGTATATCCTTGGACAAGTGACTTGacccctctgtgcctcaatttcctcatccgtaaaaggggataataatagtatctacctcagccaggcgcagtggcacatgccggtaattccagcactctgggaggccggggcaggtggataacttgaggtcaggagttttgaggccagcctggccaacatgatgaaaccccgtctctactcaaaatacagaaatgagccaggagtgatggcgggtgcctggtgtctcagctactcaggaggctgaggcaggagaatcacttgaacccgggaagcaaaggctgcagggagccgggatcgcaccactgcactccagcctgggcaacagagggagactgtctcagatttaaaaaaaaaaagcatctaccTCATTAGCACTGCTGTGAGGAGTGAGTTAATAAAAGCACAACACTTAGCACAGGGCTAAACATGAGTGAGTgctagttgttgttgttgttgttattattattattattattcacccACTTCCAGCCCAGCTGTTCTGAGATGCCAAGGAAGTGAGagggcaggcagagagaaaaaagcaATGGGGCCCAGGAGTGTCAGCCTCTGCGCACGGGCACAGGCAGGTTAAGGCAGGTCTGTCTCTCACAGCTAGGGCCACATGTGTGAACACGTCCCCAAGGAAGGCATGTGGGGTGAGGGGGGCTCAGAGCAGACTCCAGCCAGAGGCCCCAGAGCAATGAGAGGCCTCAGCTGGCAAGCTGGCAAGCTGATGGACTCCCAACTTCGCTCCCAGCCCCACGTGAAGCTCTCCAGTTTCAcaccggcctctgctctgtcccgCCCTCCCTCAACCTGCCCGGCCAGCCCTCCTGATTCACCAGGGGAGAGCCACACCCAAGCTGGGGGTGAGGGTGGATGAAGTAAACAAGAGTGTGCAGGGGGCTCCTTGGGGACCTAGGGTCACAGGGGACACCAGGTGAGCTCCCGGCTAGGCCAAGGATCGTTTGGCGTTTGGAGTTCACACAGCCCTTTTGCTAATCTGATGAAAGCTGGGGGAATCGCTTTGCTCCCTAGAAAAATGTACATACAAATGGGCTAAGGGGTGGTGTAGGTCAGTGACCCTTTAAGGCAGCCACAGGCCCCAGATTAAGAAATGTAGGGTAGAAAGTGCACCCTGCCTGTCTCCCTATTCCAGTGTTCTTCAGATTCCAGAGGATGAGACAGATGTCAGACCCTCGCTGCAACAATGTATGTGAACACGCACAGCAGTCTCCTTAGTCCTACAATTTCAGGGGCTCGTGGGCCCCTTGAAGTCGGTCAGTGGCCCTCCATTGTAGACCCCCAGGAGTGGAGACAGTGCAGGCAGAGGAAAGGCGAGAATGAAGAGGGGGTGCCTGTAATGAATTAGTAACCTGGCTGTCAGAGAGAGGAGGTCAGTGGATGGAAGAGGTTTCTGGAGATGAAATTGCTGGTGGGCAACTAAGAGTAAATGGGTAGAGAACTTCCTAAGCAAAGGCAGGGGAATAAGGAGTTTTGGGGGATGTGGCTCAAAAGGGCAGGATGGGTCCCACTCACCCCAGACCTGTCCTCGGGATCGCTGGCACCTCCGCCCCCGGCCACCACGTCATCCTCAGACTCGTCGAAAGAAGAGGCAGAGGAGAAGCCGCCACTGCTCCCCTCAACCCGGGAGGGGGGTCCCACTGATTGGGCCTCAGGCTCTGGGGTCTCAGGGGTGATGATGAGGCGGGGCACAGGGCACAGAGGGCTACACTTCAGGTCAGAGTACAGGTGAGTCACCAATTCCCCAGGTTCTGGTTCCTCTAATGGGCCATCCTCAGGCTCTCCCAAGAGGCAGTCTGTCCCAGGTGCTGTCTGGGAACCATCAGTGCTAGGTTGTGTCCAGGAGCCATCAGTATCCTGTTGTGTTTGGAAACCACCAGTGCCAGGCTGTTTCCTGGCTGTTTCAGTATCCTGTTTTTTCTGGGAGCCATCAGTGTACGGCTCTGTCCAGGGACCTTCAATATCCTGTTGTGTCCTGGAGTCATCAGTGTACAATTCTCTCCAGGAGCCATCAGCACTTGGCTCTTTTGAGGGACAGGCTCCTTCTGGGTGAGTCTGGAGGTTGGAACTGTTCTGGTGGGTCCAGAGGTTATCAGCCCAGGACTTGACCCTCTCTGGCTGAGTCTGTGACCCATGTGTTTCCAGCTCTGTCCAGGGCCTATCAATCCCTGGCTGTGTCCAGGGGCTGGCCTCCTCGGGCTGAAACTGGAGGTCGGACCTGCGCGGATCAGTCCAAAGGCCATCTGTCCCGGCCTCCGTCCAAGGACAGGTCGTCTCCAGCTCTGACCAGCTCCTTTCTGGATGCGTCTGGAGGCTGGACCTGTCTGGCTCCGTCTTTTGCTTGGGCCTCTCGGTCTCTACTCCAAGGCCAGCTGCCGAGGGCTCAGTCTGTCCGTCTGTCCAGAATTCTGTCTGCGAACTCTCTGTCCCGGGCGCAGGCCCGAGGCCGGCCCTCTCAGGCTCGCTGTGGAGGCTGGACCCCTCAGTCCGGGCCCAGGGCCCGCCCCCCTCCGGCCGCCCCGCCGGGGCCCCTGCGCCGGGCCCAGGTCGCTGCTGTCCCGGCTGCCGCCGCCGCCCTCCTCGCGGCGCCTCTAGTCCCATGCGGGCCGCCACGGGCAGCGCCCCAGCCTCCGCCTCGCTCAGGCTCCCACGGCACGGGCAGCGCCTCATGCCCGCTCCTTCGGTTCGGGTTTCGGCCGACCCGGCCACTCCTATCCCTTTAAATCCCGCGAGGGGTGTGGCTGGGGAGCCCCGACTCTCGGGTTCCGGCCCGCGGAGCTCCAGCCCGCCCCGCTGCGTAAGGGTTAACCGATACTCCCCTTACAGGGGAAAGCCCCGAAGCCCCGCCCCACCGGACGTGGCGCAATGGAACGAGACGGAGCCTCGTCTGACGCCGCCTCCCAAGAGGAGGGGGTTTGCCTCTGAGCGTCCGAAGCGCGACCAGGTATGCATCTAGGGCACTGGGGTCCTGGTGGCGCGCCAGTGGgccccttccctccacccctgTGACTAATCCACCCTCCCTACACGGTTGAATGACAAGTTCAACCT
This window encodes:
- the ITPKC gene encoding inositol-trisphosphate 3-kinase C, with protein sequence MRRCPCRGSLSEAEAGALPVAARMGLEAPRGGRRRQPGQQRPGPGAGAPAGRPEGGGPWARTEGSSLHSEPERAGLGPAPGTESSQTEFWTDGQTEPSAAGLGVETERPKQKTEPDRSSLQTHPERSWSELETTCPWTEAGTDGLWTDPRRSDLQFQPEEASPWTQPGIDRPWTELETHGSQTQPERVKSWADNLWTHQNSSNLQTHPEGACPSKEPSADGSWRELYTDDSRTQQDIEGPWTEPYTDGSQKKQDTETARKQPGTGGFQTQQDTDGSWTQPSTDGSQTAPGTDCLLGEPEDGPLEEPEPGELVTHLYSDLKCSPLCPVPRLIITPETPEPEAQSVGPPSRVEGSSGGFSSASSFDESEDDVVAGGGGASDPEDRSGSKPWKKLKTVLKYSPFMVSFRKHYPWVQLSGHAGNFQAGEDGRILKRFCQCEQRSLEQLMKDPLRPFVPAYYGMVLQDGQTFNQMEDLLADFEGPSIMDCKMGSRTYLEEELVKARERPRPRKDMYEKMVAVDPGAPTPEEHAQGAVTKPRYMQWRETMSSTSTLGFRIEGIKKADGTCNTNFKKTQALEQVTKVLEDFVDGDHIILQKYVARLEELREALEISPFFKTHEVVGSSLLFVHDHTGLAKVWMIDFGKTVALPDHQTLSHRLPWAEGNREDGYLWGLDNMICLLQGLAQS